A portion of the Longimicrobiales bacterium genome contains these proteins:
- a CDS encoding Ig-like domain-containing protein → MKSHRIAASLFVVTLSLAACGDNLWQVPSGSEIVAENDNQTGLAGASLAAPLRIRVVDEGGNGVPGVSVSWIALGGGLLAPDERTDANGYAEATWVLPTRAGTVSARVQAGTLSHSFYAKTLPAAPVSLELGVAALDLERDGTAPIAVDAVDEHGNEVGAELLTWSSSDERIASVSDDGIVTAHRRGETVITVAGGGMTADVQVTVPGAAWKEIGTGAFYTCGLTGDGRAWCWGENFAGRLGIASSAPYVSTPQPVAGNHTFDRIIPGTASTCALTANGAAWCWGTSFSGELGVSANGARFDTPVRVADGLTFDDFGMGSAYACGLTAFGELYCWGAAPHLTEPTHVPSRVDAGPFIDFAAGEYHACGLDVEGSVWCWGEGIHGELGHGDMLSSTVPVKVSGDRQFTSLAAGWRRTCAIDVQERAVCWGVGLYQEHVPTPRVVNGTRAFVALAIGPYYTCGLTADGAAYCWGWSGSGGVGSVFDTRTWLLHPTRVDAAEEFTSIAADGIGDHTCAITVQREAWCWGSNQYGQIGDASPGVDRHTPVRVHDPPVQP, encoded by the coding sequence ATGAAATCACACCGCATTGCGGCCTCTCTGTTTGTCGTCACCCTCTCGCTCGCTGCCTGCGGCGACAATCTGTGGCAGGTGCCGTCCGGCTCCGAGATCGTGGCTGAAAACGACAATCAGACCGGCCTGGCCGGCGCGTCGCTGGCCGCGCCGCTGCGGATCCGTGTCGTCGACGAGGGTGGGAACGGCGTGCCGGGCGTCAGCGTGTCGTGGATCGCCCTCGGGGGCGGGCTGCTGGCGCCGGATGAGCGCACGGATGCCAACGGCTATGCGGAAGCGACGTGGGTGCTGCCGACCCGGGCAGGCACGGTGAGCGCGCGCGTGCAGGCGGGGACTCTGAGTCATTCCTTTTACGCGAAGACGCTGCCTGCAGCGCCGGTGAGCCTGGAGCTGGGTGTGGCCGCGCTCGATCTGGAGCGCGACGGCACAGCTCCCATCGCGGTCGATGCCGTCGATGAGCACGGCAACGAAGTCGGTGCGGAACTGCTGACGTGGTCGAGCTCCGATGAACGCATCGCATCGGTGTCCGACGACGGCATCGTCACCGCACACCGTCGTGGCGAGACGGTCATCACGGTCGCGGGCGGCGGCATGACGGCGGACGTGCAGGTCACGGTGCCCGGCGCTGCATGGAAGGAGATCGGGACAGGCGCGTTCTACACGTGCGGACTCACCGGCGATGGGCGCGCGTGGTGCTGGGGCGAGAACTTCGCGGGTCGGCTCGGCATCGCGTCCAGCGCACCGTACGTGTCGACGCCGCAGCCGGTCGCAGGCAACCACACGTTCGATCGCATCATTCCCGGAACCGCCAGCACGTGCGCGCTGACCGCGAACGGCGCCGCCTGGTGCTGGGGCACGAGCTTCTCGGGCGAGCTCGGTGTGTCCGCGAACGGCGCGCGCTTCGATACGCCCGTACGAGTCGCGGACGGGCTGACGTTCGACGACTTCGGGATGGGTTCCGCGTACGCGTGCGGCCTCACCGCCTTCGGCGAGCTGTACTGCTGGGGGGCGGCGCCGCATCTCACGGAGCCCACGCACGTCCCCTCGAGGGTGGATGCGGGGCCGTTCATAGACTTCGCCGCGGGTGAGTATCACGCGTGCGGCCTCGATGTGGAGGGATCCGTGTGGTGCTGGGGCGAGGGGATTCACGGGGAGCTCGGACATGGCGACATGCTCTCGTCGACGGTCCCCGTGAAGGTCAGTGGCGACCGGCAGTTCACATCCCTCGCCGCGGGCTGGCGACGGACGTGCGCGATCGACGTGCAGGAGCGAGCGGTCTGCTGGGGCGTCGGACTCTATCAGGAACACGTGCCCACACCGCGCGTCGTGAACGGAACCCGTGCATTCGTCGCACTCGCCATCGGCCCGTACTACACGTGCGGCCTCACTGCTGACGGCGCGGCGTACTGCTGGGGCTGGTCCGGATCGGGCGGCGTCGGCAGCGTCTTCGACACCCGCACCTGGCTGCTCCATCCGACGCGTGTCGATGCGGCCGAGGAGTTCACGTCGATCGCCGCGGACGGCATCGGTGACCATACCTGCGCCATCACCGTGCAGCGCGAAGCCTGGTGCTGGGGCAGCAACCAGTACGGCCAGATCGGCGATGCATCGCCGGGCGTCGACAGGCATACTCCGGTGCGCGTGCACGACCCGCCGGTCCAGCCCTGA
- a CDS encoding BTAD domain-containing putative transcriptional regulator, with product MPAPSRSRRIGFPESAEVPVYLTPLVGRDADVAEVCRLLRVSRLVSLVGAGGSGKTRLAGAVAAELRRRHSGGVAWIDLAPLSDAGVVACHAAATLGVREQPCVPAADCLIELIGTSAVLLVLDNCEHLLGASASLADALLRGCPALRIVTTSRQALGIPGEKAWLVPPLALPEDDASARQSPAVQLFVQRASDAMRGFELTDANTAAVAHICRRLDGLPLAIELAAARVKLLPPAQLAARLDSMLSLLATGSEQRLARHRTLRALIGWSYELLSAEERRLLGRLAVFAGGFTLDAAERVAGDESLASEHVIDLLAGLIDKSLVTAREWQGEARFGLLETVRQYAWQATLDGEGVADDVAALRARHATYFVELAETAEPHILGGTRGTPWMTRLEHEHGNVRAALEWCGADADRTPLALRLSAALLWFDFALGHFEEPRRAIQSALDRSGDVPPLVRARALTALGYMALWTGEASGVQAPLMTSVQMLRGSDSHTDLAFALIGLATAAGLGGDAHTAYELFDEAEAALGNPVHFPRDDFPRALLYAFARYWRGSVAMAHGDLALARSSYEAAIAVARSWGSHPSIAHPLAALARVLIVQDELDAAHACLTESLPIHAANDDRWGLIQALEPAALLLARRGRMQAAARVLGATDRMRARSGIRPTPPEQSQLEQLRTALDAELGADGYHTAHADGETMPIARLMALVAGSDGDAGDAPSIRTSPDDEGIRAPAQDATPADLEVRALGPLEVLVGGQPLDGDAFGSSRPRELLLLLLCHPDGRTREQVGLEFWPDSSAAQVKNSFHVTLHRLRKALPHPDWVVIAGDRYRLDPALRIEFDVTVFRDAIEAALRGDATEPAGDLVSALQLYRGDFLEGELVDDWHLSVRDELKRLRQEGLRFLGERRIAEGRFDEAADAFRALLGSDPLDEAACRALMTCHARTGLRVEAIRLYENLSVLLEDQLGVSPARETTDLYRRLQQTEPL from the coding sequence ATGCCCGCCCCTTCCCGCTCACGCAGAATCGGCTTTCCCGAATCGGCGGAGGTGCCCGTCTACCTCACGCCGCTGGTGGGGCGGGACGCGGACGTGGCGGAGGTCTGCCGGCTGCTGCGCGTGAGTCGCCTCGTCTCGCTGGTGGGCGCGGGGGGCAGCGGCAAGACGCGGCTCGCGGGCGCTGTGGCGGCCGAGCTGCGGCGGCGACACAGCGGCGGTGTGGCCTGGATCGACCTGGCGCCTCTGTCCGACGCCGGCGTGGTCGCGTGTCACGCGGCGGCGACGCTCGGCGTGCGGGAGCAGCCGTGCGTTCCCGCGGCCGACTGCCTGATCGAGCTGATCGGGACCAGCGCGGTTCTCCTGGTGCTGGACAACTGCGAGCACCTGCTCGGCGCCAGCGCGTCGCTCGCGGACGCGCTGCTGCGCGGCTGCCCTGCGCTGCGCATCGTCACCACCAGCCGACAGGCGCTCGGGATCCCGGGCGAAAAGGCGTGGCTGGTGCCCCCGCTCGCGCTGCCCGAGGACGACGCATCGGCACGACAGTCGCCCGCGGTTCAGCTGTTCGTTCAGCGAGCGAGCGACGCGATGCGCGGCTTCGAGCTCACGGACGCGAACACGGCGGCGGTCGCACACATCTGCCGGCGGCTGGACGGTCTGCCGCTTGCGATCGAGCTGGCGGCGGCGCGCGTCAAGCTGCTGCCGCCCGCGCAGCTCGCTGCCCGCCTGGACTCCATGCTGAGCCTGCTCGCGACGGGGTCGGAGCAGAGGCTCGCGCGGCATCGCACTCTGCGTGCGCTGATCGGCTGGAGCTACGAGCTGCTGTCAGCGGAGGAGCGTCGCCTGCTCGGCCGTCTGGCCGTGTTCGCGGGCGGCTTCACGCTCGACGCAGCGGAGCGCGTGGCGGGTGACGAATCGCTGGCGAGCGAGCACGTGATCGACCTGCTCGCGGGCCTGATCGACAAGTCGCTCGTGACGGCGCGCGAGTGGCAGGGCGAGGCGCGGTTCGGTCTGCTGGAGACTGTGCGGCAGTATGCGTGGCAGGCGACGCTCGACGGCGAGGGCGTGGCTGACGACGTGGCTGCACTTCGTGCGCGGCACGCGACGTACTTCGTGGAGCTCGCGGAAACGGCCGAGCCGCACATACTCGGCGGCACGCGCGGCACGCCGTGGATGACGCGACTCGAGCACGAGCACGGCAACGTACGCGCTGCACTGGAATGGTGTGGTGCGGATGCGGACCGGACGCCGCTCGCGCTCCGGCTTTCGGCGGCGCTGCTCTGGTTCGACTTCGCGCTCGGCCATTTCGAAGAGCCGCGTCGCGCGATCCAATCCGCGCTGGATCGGTCGGGCGATGTGCCGCCGCTCGTCCGCGCGCGTGCGCTCACCGCGCTCGGCTACATGGCGCTCTGGACAGGCGAAGCTTCCGGCGTGCAGGCGCCGCTGATGACCAGCGTGCAGATGCTGCGCGGCAGCGACAGCCACACCGACCTGGCCTTCGCCCTCATCGGCCTCGCCACTGCGGCCGGGCTGGGCGGCGACGCGCATACCGCGTACGAACTGTTCGACGAGGCCGAGGCCGCGCTCGGCAATCCCGTCCACTTCCCGCGCGACGATTTCCCGCGCGCGCTGCTGTACGCGTTCGCCCGCTACTGGCGCGGCAGCGTGGCGATGGCGCACGGCGACCTGGCGCTCGCGCGGTCGTCGTACGAGGCGGCCATCGCCGTCGCGCGCAGCTGGGGCTCACATCCGAGCATCGCGCATCCGCTGGCCGCGCTGGCGCGCGTGCTCATCGTGCAGGACGAGCTGGACGCGGCGCATGCCTGCCTCACCGAGAGCCTGCCGATCCACGCGGCGAACGATGACCGCTGGGGACTGATCCAGGCGCTCGAGCCCGCGGCGCTGCTGCTCGCGCGTCGCGGCCGCATGCAGGCTGCCGCACGCGTGCTCGGCGCGACCGACCGCATGCGCGCCCGGAGCGGCATCAGACCCACGCCGCCCGAGCAGTCGCAACTCGAGCAGCTTCGGACAGCCCTGGATGCGGAGCTCGGTGCGGACGGTTACCACACCGCGCATGCGGACGGCGAGACGATGCCGATCGCCCGGCTCATGGCGCTCGTTGCGGGAAGTGACGGCGACGCTGGAGACGCGCCGAGCATCAGGACGTCGCCCGACGACGAAGGAATCCGGGCGCCCGCGCAGGACGCGACGCCGGCCGATCTCGAGGTGCGCGCGCTCGGCCCGCTCGAGGTGCTCGTCGGCGGGCAGCCGCTCGACGGCGACGCGTTCGGCTCGAGCCGGCCCCGCGAGCTGCTCCTCCTCCTGCTCTGTCATCCCGACGGTCGCACGCGCGAGCAGGTCGGGCTCGAGTTCTGGCCCGATTCCTCGGCGGCACAGGTCAAGAACAGCTTCCACGTGACGCTGCACCGACTGCGGAAGGCGCTCCCGCACCCGGACTGGGTCGTGATCGCAGGCGACCGTTACCGGCTCGACCCCGCGCTCCGGATCGAGTTCGATGTCACGGTCTTCCGCGACGCCATCGAGGCCGCGCTGCGCGGCGACGCCACCGAGCCAGCCGGCGACCTCGTCTCCGCGCTCCAGCTGTATCGCGGCGATTTCCTCGAGGGCGAGCTGGTCGACGACTGGCACCTGAGCGTCAGGGATGAGCTGAAGCGCCTGCGGCAGGAGGGCCTGCGGTTTCTCGGCGAGCGCCGCATCGCCGAAGGACGGTTCGACGAAGCGGCGGACGCGTTCCGCGCGCTGCTCGGCAGCGACCCGCTCGATGAGGCGGCGTGCCGCGCCCTCATGACGTGTCACGCCCGGACGGGCCTCCGCGTCGAGGCAATCCGGCTGTACGAGAACCTGTCCGTCCTGCTGGAGGACCAGCTCGGCGTCTCACCAGCCCGCGAGACGACTGACCTGTACCGCCGCCTCCAGCAGACGGAACCCCTCTGA